CATGAAAAGCATCTTCTCAGCACCAGATAGGGAGGATAGGAGGAGGTTTAGGTGATGGGAAGCAGAATATCTGGTTGATATCCAATCAGAAAGGCTACACACATCCCGGCTTTCCAGTTTCTCCAGTAATTCACAGGCACTGGTACCATAACTGGGATGATCTCTAAGATCATCCAGGGTGATGAAACCGTTTTCTTTAAGTTTCCGCTCCTTGGACGGGCCAATTCCTTTGATTAATTTTAAATCACCGATTAAACACTCATTAACCTTTTTTTCTTTCAGAGTTTTTATTTCTACCTTTTCATGGGTGGTGAAACGATAACATGAACCGCGTTTTGTTTCGATTTCTTCCCCGTAATCTAAGTCTTCCAGGGTTTTATCCTGATATTCTTCCAGGAGTTTTTGTTTAAGTTTTTGAGGATTATTCTCATGTTCATTAGTCATAAGGTGACTCCGAAAATTAATTATGGGTGGTAGTGACACCGAAAATTGATTGTGGTGGATAGTATTTCAAATATTTATTTCAGGACCATCATTATTTATGGTTGTTAAGACCATATATAGCTATAATTATTAATTTATAAATGAGGAGGGTAATAATTTGAAAAAATATTTGATCATTTTAGCTGTACTAGCAGTGGTTGTCATGATTTCTGGATGCACCACTACCTCAACCATTAACACCAAAAATTTCTCGACCAGCGGGATGTCTTTCCAGTACCCGGAAACCTGGAATGTCTCCAGTCAGGTAAATAACAATTCCACTCAAGTAATGGTTGCCAGCCCTGAATTTATATCCAGCAACGCTACCAAGGGAAGTGTTTTGTTGATCCTTAAACTATCCAAGAGTGGGGATAATAACATGTCACAGACCAGGCAGGAGCTAATGACCCAGGCCCAGCAATCCGGTCAGAATGCAACCAATGCAACCATAAACATTGCAGGAGTCACTGCCAGTGATATAAGTTACACTGGAAAAGACACCACTGGAAACAATACTTATGGTCGGCTCATCGACTTTGAAAAGAATAATTCTCTCTACCTGCTCTTATTTGCCTCTGGTGGGGGTGCAGACATTGATGCAGTTAAACCCTACTTTGATGTGATTGTCAAGAGCTTCAATGTAGAGTAAAGGGTCATATTTCCCCTTTAGGGGTATATTCCCTTTTTTTTTAGCAGACATACATTGGAAAGAATTCCATCGTGGGAGGGGGGTGTTGTTAGTTGATAAAAACTCTTATTCTATATGAAAGTCGGTACGGATCCACCTGGGAGGCCGCCAATATAATTTCACTCATATTGGGCCCTTCCCGCCGCATTCCAGTATCCCAGTTTTCTGAAAAACACCGGGGCTATGATTTTATAGTACTGGGAACACCCATCTATAATGGGAAGATCCACCCAAAAATGCAGATTTTTCTGGATAACGAGGCTGAATGGTTAGATGGTAAAAACATAGCCCTCTTCTGCACGTGTCTTAATGGATCTGAAGGTCTTCGTGTTCTTCGGGAAGTGGAGGACACTCTGGAGGGTAACATTCTTGAACTGGGTGTTCTGGGCGGTCGCCTGGAGATGGATCGTTTAAACGAAAGGGATTACCAGGCCCTGAAGGAATACATTTCCCGGGAAGGACTACCATCTCAGGGAATGAACTTATTCAATCGTGAAGAAGTTGTAGATTTGGCGTTACGTCTTATGGGGATTAGGGATACTCTTTTAGTTGAAGTTTCATCTTCCCAACTTCGAAGTGAAGTTGAGGAGTTCTTAAAGGAGCATAACACTTGTACATTGGCTACCAATGCCCAGGGTAGGGTACGGGCCACTCCACTGGAGTATCAATACAGTCAGGGACATATCTATATTTTAAGTGAGGGTGGTAGGAAGTTCGCTAATTTATTATCCAATCCACAGGTTTCAGTGGCAATATATGAAGATTACACTGGCATGGGTAATCTTAAGGGTATGCAGATCACAGGGCAGGCTATTATTGTGGAAGATATGGTGGAATATGAGCAGGCAATTAAGATGAAGGGTCTTACTATGGATTATATCCGGTCACTGCCAGTGGATCTCAAACTCATCCGGGTGGATATGGAGAAGGTGGAATTTTTAAACTCCCAGTTTGAAAAAGAGGGTTACTCATCCCGACAGGTTTTAAAGTTCTAGATTGTTTTCCAGAATAAGTTTAATATTATTTATGGATAAGAGTATGGAATTATGGGTGTTAATGGAAAATCATCGAAATTACTCTAAATTATTAACCACATGTATACTGGTTGGTTGAAAAACAGATGTTTTGGGGAAATTGGAAATTGGGTGAGATTTACCCTGATTTTTTTAATATGATCTAATTATTTGTTATGAGTGAAACATGGTCTACTTTTTGATTGTTCTTATACATCATCCCCATAACTGGCTGGTGTCAATTACTTTTATAAATTCACGGGCATGTTCTTTAGTGGTGGTGTTGGAATCATCTTTGTACGCTTCGTAGACAATGGAAGGTATACCATTCTGTATCAGGGGTAGGGTTACATATTCTATGCTGGATGGGTTGGGAGGATAGTAATATTTCAGCCAGGATATTTTATCATCCAGTTCCAGGGCTATGGAAATGGATTTATTTCCCCGTGCCGGGGCAAATATGAATCTGTTAAACGGGTAACTGCCATTACTGGAATGAACATCCACTGCTAACTGGTAACTGTTGTTAATTATATCTGGCACTACGTACTTGTTGGTCAGTAACTGGCCGTTCATCCGTTCCTGGGGATAATTATTCTGATAAAGCGGTGCATTGATAATGTAGAGGTAATATCTCTTTTCAAGGGATGAATCACTATCATGTATGGATTCAATTATGGCCTGGTGTGATGCAGATTCACGGGGGTGCACCCCTACAATGTAGGCTACAGTGATATTGGAGCTGGTATTTCCGTAAGGTCCTTCTTTAACCACGGTGGAATCATTGGTAGTGGCTAAGGTAGTGGAAGATACCTCGGTAGAGCCAGTGGTGTTAGCCGCAGGACTCCAGTTAAATGATAATGCAAATATAGCACTCAAAGAAACTATTAAAAGAACTCCG
This DNA window, taken from Methanobacterium subterraneum, encodes the following:
- a CDS encoding pyridoxamine 5'-phosphate oxidase family protein, whose protein sequence is MIKTLILYESRYGSTWEAANIISLILGPSRRIPVSQFSEKHRGYDFIVLGTPIYNGKIHPKMQIFLDNEAEWLDGKNIALFCTCLNGSEGLRVLREVEDTLEGNILELGVLGGRLEMDRLNERDYQALKEYISREGLPSQGMNLFNREEVVDLALRLMGIRDTLLVEVSSSQLRSEVEEFLKEHNTCTLATNAQGRVRATPLEYQYSQGHIYILSEGGRKFANLLSNPQVSVAIYEDYTGMGNLKGMQITGQAIIVEDMVEYEQAIKMKGLTMDYIRSLPVDLKLIRVDMEKVEFLNSQFEKEGYSSRQVLKF
- a CDS encoding PsbP-related protein, with protein sequence MKKYLIILAVLAVVVMISGCTTTSTINTKNFSTSGMSFQYPETWNVSSQVNNNSTQVMVASPEFISSNATKGSVLLILKLSKSGDNNMSQTRQELMTQAQQSGQNATNATINIAGVTASDISYTGKDTTGNNTYGRLIDFEKNNSLYLLLFASGGGADIDAVKPYFDVIVKSFNVE